From Borrelia duttonii Ly, the proteins below share one genomic window:
- a CDS encoding variable large family protein, producing MKIEKKVEGKIRVIIMMVMMGCNSGGVKDPEKVFLSEMVNLGKGFLDVFVSFGDMITGTLGIKAETKKSEIGGYFSKIAETMKEVREKLEKIVGEYGNYEKVKGKVEEFIGRIGKIEEGAKEAALGASGNDTIGNAVKDQAAKAADITSVSKLVKGIKGIVGMVLGEKEGNADNNVITEEKKDIGKLFGKKDDDRTQEAEAAKANASIGTVSGADILKAMSQSNEDLKADNTNGIEAAKDAAEIAIASAVDNKKEIKDPAKKDAVIAAGIALRAMAKDGKFAAKQDASDKYANAVNGVVANAVSKVLSTLTIAIRNRVDEGLKEINKVLGEIQQGEIFEAKSN from the coding sequence ATGAAGATAGAGAAAAAAGTAGAGGGGAAAATAAGAGTAATAATAATGATGGTGATGATGGGATGTAATAGTGGGGGAGTAAAGGATCCGGAGAAAGTGTTTTTGAGTGAGATGGTAAATTTAGGGAAAGGATTTTTAGATGTTTTTGTGAGTTTTGGCGATATGATTACAGGGACATTGGGGATAAAGGCGGAAACAAAGAAAAGTGAGATTGGTGGGTATTTTAGTAAGATAGCAGAGACAATGAAGGAAGTGAGAGAGAAATTAGAGAAAATTGTAGGAGAATATGGGAATTATGAGAAGGTGAAAGGTAAGGTAGAGGAATTTATTGGAAGGATAGGGAAGATTGAAGAAGGAGCAAAGGAAGCGGCTTTGGGAGCTAGTGGTAATGATACGATAGGGAATGCTGTTAAAGATCAGGCTGCTAAAGCCGCTGATATTACCAGTGTGAGTAAACTTGTGAAAGGAATAAAAGGAATAGTTGGGATGGTATTAGGAGAGAAAGAAGGTAATGCTGATAATAATGTAATTACTGAAGAAAAAAAAGATATAGGTAAGTTATTTGGGAAGAAGGATGATGACAGGACTCAAGAGGCAGAGGCGGCTAAAGCAAATGCATCAATAGGAACAGTCAGTGGAGCTGATATATTGAAGGCAATGTCACAATCTAACGAAGATCTTAAAGCTGATAATACTAATGGAATTGAAGCAGCAAAGGATGCTGCAGAAATTGCTATTGCTTCGGCTGTTGATAATAAAAAAGAGATTAAAGATCCAGCAAAGAAAGATGCAGTAATAGCAGCTGGTATAGCACTAAGGGCAATGGCAAAAGATGGTAAATTTGCGGCTAAGCAGGATGCTAGTGATAAATATGCTAATGCAGTAAATGGTGTAGTAGCAAATGCAGTAAGTAAGGTATTGAGTACATTGACAATAGCAATCAGGAATAGAGTGGATGAGGGATTAAAAGAGATAAATAAGGTGTTAGGAGAGATTCAACAAGGAGAAATTTTTGAAGCTAAGTCTAATTAA
- a CDS encoding variable large family protein, with product MMMVVMGCNSGGRDPEKVFLSSIANLGKGFLDVFVSFGDMITGTLGIKAETKKSNIGKYFSNIEKNMQTTKVKLNGILEKHGQYEKVKTVVEEFISGILDRIAEGSKTAAGGASGSDAIGNTVKNQFAVAADKLSVISLVKGIKAIVGVVLKESEGNADFTKIQDERKDIGKLFGNQDGDSAEESEAAKASASVGAVSGADILKAIAKSKENPDVNATNGIVKAKDAAEIAVAPAVNDKKEISEESAKKDAVIAAGIALRAMAKDGKFAAKNDDKAYYAINGVVASAVNKVLSTLVIAIRNRVDEGLKEINKVLGEIKQGEISEAKSN from the coding sequence ATGATGATGGTTGTGATGGGATGTAATAGTGGAGGTAGAGATCCAGAGAAAGTGTTTTTGAGTTCAATAGCGAATTTAGGTAAAGGATTTTTAGATGTATTTGTGAGTTTTGGCGATATGATTACAGGGACGTTGGGGATAAAGGCAGAGACAAAGAAAAGTAATATAGGGAAATATTTTAGTAATATTGAGAAGAATATGCAAACTACTAAAGTGAAATTAAATGGAATTTTAGAGAAGCATGGGCAATATGAGAAAGTTAAAACAGTTGTTGAGGAGTTTATTAGTGGGATATTAGATAGGATTGCAGAAGGGTCAAAAACTGCGGCTGGCGGTGCTAGTGGTAGTGATGCAATAGGAAATACTGTTAAAAACCAATTTGCGGTTGCTGCTGATAAACTTTCAGTTATTTCTTTGGTTAAAGGGATTAAAGCTATTGTTGGGGTAGTGTTAAAAGAAAGTGAAGGTAATGCTGATTTTACAAAAATTCAAGATGAGAGAAAGGATATTGGTAAATTGTTTGGAAATCAAGATGGTGATAGCGCTGAAGAGTCAGAGGCGGCTAAGGCAAGTGCATCAGTAGGAGCAGTAAGTGGGGCTGATATATTGAAGGCAATAGCTAAATCTAAAGAGAATCCTGATGTTAATGCTACTAATGGAATTGTGAAAGCCAAAGATGCAGCAGAGATAGCGGTTGCTCCAGCTGTCAATGATAAAAAAGAAATTTCAGAAGAATCGGCAAAAAAAGATGCAGTAATAGCAGCAGGGATAGCATTGAGAGCAATGGCAAAGGATGGTAAGTTTGCGGCTAAGAATGATGATAAAGCATATTATGCTATTAATGGAGTAGTAGCAAGTGCGGTAAATAAGGTATTGAGTACATTGGTGATAGCTATCAGGAATAGAGTGGATGAGGGATTAAAAGAGATAAATAAGGTGTTAGGAGAGATTAAACAAGGAGAAATTTCTGAAGCTAAGTCTAATTAA